In Pseudomonas fakonensis, one DNA window encodes the following:
- a CDS encoding efflux RND transporter periplasmic adaptor subunit has product MLRRRMLIMLAIVLLIVLILGGIKGFSIYQQVQMFSKPKPPVSVAAAEAQLRQWQERLPAVGSLKAFQGVELSLEVAGTVKSLHFESGQQVKAGQLLLQLDNDQETALLGTAQADLGLAKVDFGRGSQLVGDSAISRGEYDRLTSQYRRNQAVVEQLKASLAKKSISAPFSGTIGIRQVDVGAYLASGTVIATLQDLSSLYVDFNVPEQALPHLSLGQQVLVQVAAYPGQTFPASLSAINPKVEESTRNLLVRATLANPDGKLLPGMFASLQLLLPDPHPQVVVPENAITYTLYGNSVYVIGPKKGKDGQPENTAEGQPQLAVEQRTVQTGERRDGWVVVSKGLQAGDQVVTAGQLKLSPGASVRISDDAALKPAAPGAD; this is encoded by the coding sequence ATGTTGCGCCGCCGCATGCTGATCATGTTGGCCATCGTCTTGCTGATCGTGCTGATTCTGGGGGGCATCAAGGGCTTCTCGATCTACCAGCAGGTGCAGATGTTTTCCAAGCCCAAGCCGCCGGTCAGCGTCGCCGCGGCCGAGGCCCAGCTGCGCCAGTGGCAGGAACGCCTGCCGGCGGTGGGCAGCCTCAAGGCCTTCCAGGGCGTGGAGCTGAGCCTGGAGGTGGCCGGCACGGTCAAGTCACTGCATTTTGAGTCCGGCCAGCAGGTCAAGGCCGGGCAACTGCTGCTGCAACTGGACAACGACCAGGAAACCGCACTGCTAGGTACCGCCCAGGCCGACCTGGGGCTGGCCAAGGTGGACTTTGGCCGTGGCAGCCAACTGGTCGGCGACTCGGCGATTTCCCGCGGCGAGTACGACCGCCTGACCTCGCAGTACCGGCGCAACCAGGCGGTGGTCGAGCAGCTCAAGGCGTCATTGGCGAAAAAGAGCATCAGCGCGCCGTTCAGCGGCACCATCGGCATCCGCCAGGTGGATGTCGGCGCTTATCTGGCCAGCGGCACGGTGATCGCCACCCTGCAGGACCTGTCCAGCCTCTATGTCGACTTCAACGTGCCCGAGCAGGCGCTGCCGCACCTGAGCCTGGGCCAGCAGGTGCTGGTGCAGGTGGCCGCCTACCCTGGCCAGACCTTCCCCGCCAGCCTCAGCGCGATCAACCCCAAGGTCGAGGAAAGCACCCGCAACCTGCTGGTGCGCGCCACCCTGGCCAACCCCGACGGCAAGTTGTTGCCCGGCATGTTCGCCAGCCTGCAACTGCTGCTGCCCGACCCGCACCCGCAGGTGGTGGTGCCGGAAAACGCCATCACCTACACCCTGTACGGCAACTCGGTGTACGTCATCGGCCCGAAGAAGGGTAAGGACGGCCAGCCGGAAAACACTGCAGAAGGCCAACCACAGCTGGCGGTCGAGCAGCGCACCGTGCAAACCGGCGAGCGCCGCGACGGCTGGGTGGTGGTGAGCAAGGGCCTGCAGGCCGGTGACCAGGTGGTGACCGCCGGCCAGCTCAAGCTGAGCCCCGGCGCCTCTGTACGCATCAGCGACGACGCGGCCCTCAAACCTGCCGCGCCCGGCGCCGACTGA
- a CDS encoding class I SAM-dependent methyltransferase has protein sequence MRSPIKLEFSEKYDRDHAREYFLKHQDGLARRLSHKRDEQLARRALMLAGEPGLVLDLPCGAGRFWPLLAEKPNRVIIGADNSAAMIETACAAQPPEVVARVRPLQTSAFAIDLPDNAVDSIFCMRLFHHIGDAAHRQKILSEFQRVSRDSVIVSLWVDGNFKAWRRRKLEARRSAKSEQGSYQNRFVLPAETVEEEFVAAGFRIQERLDFLPFYAMWRVYVLRKG, from the coding sequence ATGCGTAGCCCCATCAAACTCGAATTTTCCGAAAAGTACGACCGCGATCATGCCCGGGAGTACTTCCTCAAGCACCAGGATGGCCTGGCCCGACGCCTGTCTCACAAGCGCGATGAACAACTGGCCCGGCGTGCCCTGATGCTGGCCGGCGAGCCGGGTTTGGTGCTCGACCTGCCGTGCGGCGCTGGGCGTTTCTGGCCGCTGCTGGCCGAAAAGCCCAACCGCGTGATCATCGGTGCCGACAACTCCGCCGCGATGATCGAGACAGCCTGTGCGGCACAACCGCCAGAAGTGGTGGCGCGGGTACGCCCTTTGCAAACGTCTGCTTTCGCCATCGACCTGCCCGACAACGCGGTGGACAGCATTTTCTGCATGCGGCTGTTCCACCACATTGGTGACGCCGCTCATCGACAGAAAATTCTTTCAGAATTTCAACGGGTTAGCCGTGACAGTGTGATCGTGTCGCTGTGGGTGGACGGTAACTTCAAGGCCTGGCGGCGGCGCAAGCTGGAAGCGCGACGCAGCGCCAAAAGCGAGCAGGGCAGTTATCAGAACCGCTTTGTGTTACCCGCTGAAACAGTTGAAGAAGAATTTGTGGCAGCCGGTTTCAGAATTCAGGAACGTCTGGACTTCCTGCCGTTCTATGCCATGTGGCGTGTTTACGTATTGCGTAAGGGGTAA
- a CDS encoding phosphatase PAP2 family protein, translating into MLQPIRPRPLNLWLYLGIPFATIVALLLLESTSLDMNIADLFFDQTAGQFIGRHSYLLENILHDRVKQGVILFSLLAVVGFIASFFWSRLFNWRRELGYLVLALSLSTAFVTPLKQLTQVQCPWSLTQFGGKETYSKLLEPRPPTDKPGLCWPGGHAATGFCLFALFFGLRDRKPRLAKAALGLAFVAGSVLGLGRMMQGAHFLSHNIWTAVFCWLIGLGCYYLVLYRRGVAQAPAVERSVA; encoded by the coding sequence ATGCTGCAACCCATCCGCCCTCGCCCACTCAATCTGTGGCTGTACCTGGGCATCCCGTTCGCCACCATCGTGGCCCTGCTGCTGCTCGAATCGACCTCCCTGGACATGAACATCGCCGACCTGTTCTTTGACCAGACAGCCGGGCAATTCATCGGCCGGCACAGCTACCTGCTGGAGAACATCCTGCATGACCGGGTCAAGCAGGGGGTGATCCTGTTCAGCCTGCTGGCGGTGGTCGGCTTCATCGCCAGCTTCTTCTGGAGCAGGCTGTTCAACTGGCGCCGCGAACTGGGCTACCTGGTGCTGGCGCTGAGCTTGTCGACCGCATTCGTCACCCCGCTCAAGCAACTGACCCAGGTGCAATGCCCGTGGAGCCTGACCCAGTTCGGCGGCAAGGAAACCTATAGCAAGCTGCTCGAACCGCGCCCGCCCACCGACAAACCAGGCCTGTGCTGGCCAGGCGGCCACGCGGCCACCGGGTTCTGCCTTTTCGCGCTGTTCTTTGGCCTGCGTGACCGCAAACCGCGCCTGGCCAAGGCGGCGCTGGGGCTGGCGTTCGTTGCAGGTTCGGTACTGGGCCTGGGCAGGATGATGCAGGGCGCGCACTTCTTGTCGCACAACATCTGGACGGCGGTGTTCTGCTGGCTGATCGGGCTGGGGTGCTATTACCTGGTGTTGTATCGCCGGGGGGTGGCGCAAGCGCCAGCCGTCGAGCGCAGCGTCGCCTGA
- a CDS encoding lipopolysaccharide kinase InaA family protein, with product MAVAQSGSEQFEFYWQQQGEWVEEPNQRRGGESGVQRLCDASGQLLYAKRQVGHTYRSLLHPFGRPTVLRELDALNSFEQLGVRVPRIVFAGAERTDDHQWHALLVSEALDGFVDLDTWFAKGARERYPQVVHERMLKDLADNLARMHLGHWQHGCLYGKHVFVKVLGEGEQARVEVALLDLEKCRRRISCQRAAYNDLRQLRRHSSFDDAQWQSLLYFYQMAFGSAVKGLEQ from the coding sequence ATGGCGGTAGCGCAGAGCGGATCCGAGCAGTTCGAGTTTTACTGGCAGCAGCAGGGGGAGTGGGTCGAGGAGCCCAACCAGCGCCGTGGCGGCGAGAGCGGCGTGCAGCGCCTGTGCGACGCCAGCGGCCAGTTGTTGTATGCCAAGCGTCAGGTTGGCCATACCTACCGCAGCCTGCTGCACCCGTTCGGGCGGCCCACCGTGCTGCGCGAGCTGGACGCGCTGAACAGTTTCGAACAGCTTGGTGTGCGGGTACCGCGCATCGTCTTTGCCGGCGCCGAGCGCACCGACGACCACCAGTGGCATGCCTTGCTGGTGAGCGAGGCGCTGGACGGTTTCGTCGACCTCGATACCTGGTTTGCCAAAGGCGCCCGGGAGCGATACCCGCAGGTGGTGCATGAGCGCATGCTCAAGGACCTGGCGGACAACCTGGCGCGCATGCACCTGGGGCATTGGCAGCATGGCTGCCTGTACGGCAAGCATGTGTTCGTCAAGGTGCTGGGCGAGGGCGAACAGGCGCGGGTCGAGGTGGCCTTGCTGGACCTGGAGAAATGCCGTCGGCGCATCAGTTGCCAGCGGGCGGCCTATAACGATTTGCGTCAGTTGCGCCGCCATTCGTCGTTCGATGACGCGCAGTGGCAGAGCTTGCTCTATTTTTACCAGATGGCGTTTGGCAGCGCTGTCAAAGGGTTAGAGCAATGA
- the colR gene encoding two-component system response regulator ColR gives MRILLVEDNRDILANLADYLGMKGYTVDCAQDGLSGLHLAATEHYDLIVLDIMLPGIDGYTLCKRLREDARRDTPVIMLTARDQLDDRLQGFRSGADDYLLKPFALSELAARIEAVLRRAQGGGRRTLQVADLSYDLDTLEVTRQGRLLKLNPVGLKLLAVLMQKSPHVLRREVLEEALWGDDCPDSDSLRSHVHQLRQVIDKPFDKPLLHTVHGVGYRLAEGRDGV, from the coding sequence ATGCGCATTCTTTTGGTTGAAGACAACCGCGATATCCTCGCCAACCTGGCCGACTACCTCGGCATGAAAGGCTACACCGTCGATTGCGCCCAGGATGGCCTGTCGGGCCTGCACCTGGCCGCCACCGAACACTATGACCTGATCGTGCTCGACATCATGCTGCCGGGTATCGACGGCTACACGCTGTGCAAGCGCCTGCGCGAAGACGCCCGGCGTGATACCCCGGTGATCATGCTCACCGCCCGCGACCAGCTGGACGACCGCCTGCAAGGCTTCCGCTCCGGCGCCGACGACTACCTGCTCAAGCCGTTCGCCTTGTCCGAACTTGCCGCGCGCATCGAAGCGGTGCTGCGCCGGGCCCAGGGCGGCGGGCGCCGCACCTTGCAAGTGGCAGACCTGAGCTACGACCTCGACACCCTCGAGGTGACCCGCCAGGGCCGCCTGCTCAAGCTCAACCCGGTGGGCCTCAAGCTGCTGGCGGTATTGATGCAGAAAAGCCCCCACGTGCTGCGCCGCGAAGTGCTGGAAGAGGCCCTGTGGGGCGATGACTGCCCCGACAGCGACAGCCTGCGCAGCCATGTACACCAGTTGCGACAGGTGATCGACAAACCGTTCGACAAACCGCTGCTGCATACCGTCCATGGCGTCGGCTATCGCCTCGCCGAGGGTCGCGATGGAGTTTAA
- the groL gene encoding chaperonin GroEL (60 kDa chaperone family; promotes refolding of misfolded polypeptides especially under stressful conditions; forms two stacked rings of heptamers to form a barrel-shaped 14mer; ends can be capped by GroES; misfolded proteins enter the barrel where they are refolded when GroES binds) has protein sequence MAAKDVKFGDSARKKMLVGVNVLADAVKATLGPKGRNVVLAKSFGAPTITKDGVSVAKEIELKDAFENMGAQLVKEVASKANDAAGDGTTTATVLAQAIVNEGLKAVAAGMNPMDLKRGIDKATAAVVAELKNLSKPCADSKAIAQVGTISANSDNSIGEIIAEAMEKVGKEGVITVEEGSGLENELSVVEGMQFDRGYLSPYFVNKPDTMVAELEGPLLLLVDKKISNIRELLPVLEAVAKAGRPLLIVAEDVEGEALATLVVNNMRGIVKVAAVKAPGFGDRRKAMLQDIAVLTGGQVISEEIGLSLETATLEHLGNAKRVILSKENTTIIDGAGVDADIEARVKQIRAQIEETSSDYDREKLQERLAKLAGGVAVIKVGAGTEVEMKEKKARVEDALHATRAAVEEGVVPGGGVALVRALAAIVDLKGDNEDQNVGIALLRRAVEAPLRQITANAGDEPSVVADKVKQGSGNYGYNAATGEYGDMIEMGILDPAKVTRSALQAAASIGGLMITTEAMVADLPEDKPAGGMPDMGGMGGMGGMM, from the coding sequence ATGGCTGCTAAAGACGTAAAATTCGGCGATTCCGCCCGCAAGAAAATGCTGGTTGGTGTAAACGTACTGGCTGACGCCGTCAAAGCGACCCTCGGCCCGAAAGGCCGCAACGTGGTCCTGGCCAAGAGCTTCGGCGCGCCGACCATCACCAAGGACGGCGTTTCCGTCGCCAAAGAAATCGAGCTCAAGGACGCCTTCGAAAACATGGGCGCCCAGCTGGTCAAGGAAGTTGCTTCCAAGGCCAACGATGCTGCCGGTGACGGCACCACCACCGCTACCGTCCTGGCCCAGGCCATCGTCAACGAAGGCCTGAAAGCCGTCGCTGCCGGCATGAACCCGATGGACCTCAAGCGCGGCATCGACAAGGCCACCGCCGCCGTCGTCGCCGAGCTGAAAAACCTCTCCAAGCCATGCGCCGACTCCAAGGCCATCGCCCAGGTAGGCACCATCTCCGCCAACTCCGACAACTCCATCGGTGAAATCATCGCCGAAGCCATGGAAAAGGTCGGTAAAGAAGGCGTGATCACCGTTGAAGAAGGCTCGGGCCTGGAAAACGAACTGTCCGTCGTAGAAGGCATGCAGTTCGACCGCGGTTACCTGTCGCCGTACTTCGTCAACAAGCCGGACACCATGGTTGCCGAGCTCGAAGGCCCGCTGCTGCTGCTGGTCGACAAGAAGATCTCCAACATCCGTGAACTGCTGCCAGTTCTGGAAGCCGTTGCCAAGGCCGGCCGCCCACTGCTGATCGTTGCCGAAGACGTCGAAGGCGAAGCCCTGGCGACTCTGGTGGTCAACAACATGCGCGGCATCGTCAAGGTTGCTGCGGTCAAGGCCCCGGGCTTTGGCGATCGCCGCAAGGCCATGCTGCAGGACATCGCCGTCCTGACCGGCGGCCAGGTCATCTCCGAAGAAATCGGCCTGTCCCTGGAAACCGCTACCCTGGAGCACCTGGGTAACGCCAAGCGCGTCATCCTGTCCAAGGAAAACACCACCATCATCGACGGTGCTGGCGTTGACGCCGACATCGAAGCACGCGTCAAGCAGATCCGTGCCCAGATCGAAGAGACTTCCTCGGACTACGACCGTGAGAAGCTGCAAGAGCGCCTGGCCAAGCTGGCCGGTGGTGTTGCCGTGATCAAGGTCGGTGCCGGCACCGAAGTTGAAATGAAAGAGAAGAAAGCCCGCGTTGAAGACGCCCTGCACGCTACCCGTGCAGCCGTCGAAGAAGGCGTGGTGCCTGGCGGTGGTGTGGCCCTGGTTCGCGCCCTGGCTGCCATCGTTGACCTCAAAGGCGACAACGAAGACCAGAACGTCGGTATCGCCCTGCTGCGCCGCGCAGTAGAAGCCCCGCTGCGCCAGATCACTGCCAACGCCGGCGACGAGCCAAGCGTTGTTGCCGACAAGGTCAAGCAAGGTTCGGGCAACTACGGCTACAACGCCGCTACCGGCGAATACGGCGACATGATCGAGATGGGCATCCTGGACCCAGCCAAGGTCACCCGCTCGGCCCTGCAAGCTGCAGCTTCGATCGGCGGTCTGATGATCACCACCGAAGCCATGGTTGCCGACCTGCCGGAAGACAAGCCAGCTGGCGGCATGCCAGACATGGGCGGCATGGGTGGCATGGGCGGCATGATGTAA
- a CDS encoding multidrug efflux RND transporter permease subunit: MAFTDPFIRRPVLASVVSLLILLLGLQAWSKLQIRQYPQMENALITVTTAYPGANAETIQGYITQPLQQSLASADGIDYMTSVSRQNFSVISVYARIGADSDRLFTQLLAKANEVRNKLPQDSEDPVLSKEAADASALMYISFYSTEMSNPQITDYLSRVIQPKLATLPGMAEAEILGNQVFAMRLWIDPVKLAGFGLSASDVTSAVRRYNFLAAAGEVKGEYVVTSINATTELKSAEAFAALPVKTDGDSRVLLGDVARIEMGAENYDTVSSFDGTPSVYIGIKATPAANPLEVIKEVRRIMPQLEEQLPSSLKVSIAYDATLFIQASIDEVIKTLGEAVLIVIVVVFLFLGALRSVLIPVVTIPLSMIGVLFFMQMMGYSLNLLTLLAMVLAIGLVVDDAIVVVENIHRHIEEGKSPFEAALEGAREIALPVVSMTITLAAVYAPIGFLTGLTGALFKEFALTLAGAVIISGVVALTLSPMMCALLLRREQNPGGLAHRLDLIFDKLKQRYQRLLHGTLDSRPVVLVFAVLILCLIPVLLMFTRNELAPDEDQGVIFMMSSSPQTANLDYLNAYTDQFTPIFKRFPEYYSSFQINGFNGVQSGIGGFLLKPWNERERTQMQLLPLVQAELEKIGGLQIFGFNLPSLPGTGEGLPFQFVINTAGDYPALLEVAQRVKERAQASGKFAFLDIDLAFDKPEVMVDVDRAKAAQMGVSMDTLGSTLATLLGEAEINRFTLEGRSYKVIAQVERPYRANPGWLNNYYVKNEQGQLLPLSTLITLSDRARPRQLNQFQQLNSAIIQGFPLVSMGEALDTVRAIAREEAPEGFSIDYAGTARQFVQEGSALWMTFGLALAIIFLVLAAQFESFRDPLVILVTVPLSICGALLPLFLGVSSMNIYTQVGLVTLIGLITKHGILIVEFANQLREEKGLGVREAIEEAAAIRLRPVLMTTAAMVFGMVPLILATGAGAVSRFDIGVVIATGMSVGTLFTLFVLPCVYMVLGHREGSGS, translated from the coding sequence ATGGCATTCACCGACCCGTTCATCCGCCGCCCGGTACTGGCCAGCGTGGTCAGCCTGCTGATTCTGCTGTTGGGTTTGCAGGCCTGGAGCAAGCTGCAGATCCGTCAGTACCCGCAAATGGAAAACGCCCTGATCACCGTCACCACCGCCTACCCCGGGGCCAACGCCGAAACCATCCAGGGCTACATCACCCAGCCGCTGCAACAGAGCCTGGCCAGTGCCGACGGTATCGACTACATGACCTCGGTGAGCCGGCAGAACTTCTCGGTGATTTCGGTCTACGCGCGCATCGGCGCCGACAGCGACCGGCTGTTCACGCAACTGCTGGCCAAGGCCAACGAGGTACGCAACAAACTGCCCCAGGACTCCGAGGACCCGGTGCTGAGCAAAGAGGCGGCCGACGCCTCGGCGCTGATGTACATCAGCTTCTACAGCACCGAAATGAGCAACCCGCAGATCACCGACTACCTGTCGCGGGTGATCCAGCCCAAGCTGGCCACACTACCCGGCATGGCCGAGGCCGAGATTCTCGGCAACCAGGTGTTCGCCATGCGCCTGTGGATCGACCCGGTCAAGCTCGCAGGCTTCGGTTTGTCTGCCAGCGACGTGACCAGCGCCGTGCGCCGCTACAACTTCCTCGCCGCCGCCGGCGAAGTGAAGGGCGAGTACGTGGTCACCAGCATCAACGCCACCACCGAGCTGAAATCTGCCGAGGCCTTCGCCGCCCTGCCGGTCAAGACCGACGGCGACAGCCGGGTGCTGCTGGGGGATGTCGCGCGCATCGAGATGGGCGCCGAAAACTACGACACAGTCAGCTCATTCGACGGCACGCCGTCGGTGTACATCGGCATCAAGGCCACCCCGGCGGCCAACCCGCTGGAGGTGATCAAGGAGGTGCGGCGAATCATGCCGCAGCTCGAGGAACAGCTGCCATCGAGCCTGAAGGTGTCGATTGCCTACGATGCCACGCTGTTCATCCAGGCGTCGATTGACGAGGTGATCAAGACCCTCGGCGAGGCGGTGCTGATCGTCATCGTGGTGGTATTCCTGTTCCTCGGCGCGTTGCGCTCGGTGCTGATTCCTGTGGTGACCATTCCGCTGTCGATGATCGGCGTGCTGTTTTTCATGCAGATGATGGGCTACTCGCTGAACCTGCTGACGCTGCTGGCCATGGTGCTGGCCATCGGCCTGGTGGTGGACGACGCCATCGTGGTGGTGGAGAACATCCACCGGCATATCGAGGAAGGCAAGTCACCGTTCGAGGCGGCGCTGGAGGGGGCCCGGGAAATCGCCTTGCCGGTGGTATCGATGACCATCACCCTGGCGGCGGTGTATGCCCCGATCGGCTTTCTCACCGGGCTGACCGGCGCGCTGTTCAAGGAGTTCGCCTTGACCTTGGCCGGGGCGGTGATCATCTCTGGGGTGGTGGCGCTGACACTGTCGCCGATGATGTGCGCCCTGCTGCTGCGCCGCGAGCAGAACCCCGGCGGCCTGGCCCATCGCCTGGACCTGATTTTCGACAAGCTCAAGCAACGCTACCAGCGCCTGCTGCACGGCACCCTGGACAGCCGCCCGGTGGTGCTGGTGTTCGCCGTGCTGATTCTGTGCCTGATCCCGGTGCTGTTGATGTTCACCCGCAACGAACTGGCCCCGGACGAGGACCAGGGGGTGATCTTCATGATGAGCAGCTCGCCGCAGACCGCCAACCTGGATTACCTGAACGCCTACACCGACCAGTTCACGCCGATTTTCAAGCGCTTCCCGGAGTACTACTCGTCGTTCCAGATCAACGGTTTCAATGGCGTGCAAAGCGGCATAGGCGGCTTTCTGCTCAAGCCGTGGAACGAGCGCGAGCGCACGCAGATGCAATTGCTGCCGCTGGTGCAGGCAGAGCTTGAGAAGATTGGCGGGCTGCAGATTTTCGGCTTCAACCTGCCGTCGCTGCCGGGCACCGGCGAGGGCCTGCCGTTCCAGTTCGTGATCAACACCGCAGGCGACTATCCGGCCTTGCTGGAGGTGGCCCAGCGGGTCAAGGAACGCGCCCAGGCTTCGGGCAAGTTCGCCTTCCTCGACATTGACCTGGCCTTCGACAAGCCGGAGGTCATGGTCGATGTGGACCGCGCCAAGGCTGCGCAGATGGGGGTGTCGATGGACACCCTCGGCAGCACCCTGGCGACGCTGCTGGGCGAGGCCGAGATCAACCGCTTCACCCTGGAGGGGCGCAGCTACAAGGTCATCGCCCAGGTGGAGCGCCCCTACCGGGCCAACCCGGGCTGGCTGAACAACTACTACGTGAAGAACGAGCAGGGCCAGTTACTGCCGCTGTCGACCCTGATCACCCTCAGCGACCGCGCCCGGCCGCGCCAGCTGAACCAGTTCCAGCAGCTCAATTCGGCGATCATCCAGGGCTTCCCGTTGGTGAGCATGGGCGAGGCCCTGGACACGGTGCGCGCCATTGCCCGCGAAGAGGCGCCCGAGGGCTTCTCCATCGACTACGCGGGTACTGCACGGCAGTTCGTGCAGGAGGGTAGCGCGCTGTGGATGACCTTCGGGCTGGCCCTGGCGATCATCTTCCTGGTGCTGGCGGCGCAGTTCGAAAGCTTCCGTGACCCCTTGGTGATTCTGGTGACGGTGCCGCTGTCCATTTGCGGGGCGTTGTTGCCGCTGTTTCTGGGGGTGTCGAGCATGAACATCTACACCCAGGTGGGGTTGGTGACCTTGATCGGGCTGATTACCAAGCACGGGATTCTGATTGTCGAGTTTGCCAACCAGTTGCGTGAGGAGAAGGGGCTGGGGGTGCGCGAGGCGATCGAGGAAGCGGCGGCGATACGCTTGCGGCCGGTGCTGATGACCACGGCGGCCATGGTGTTTGGCATGGTGCCGTTGATTTTGGCTACGGGGGCTGGGGCGGTGAGTCGGTTTGATATCGGGGTGGTGATTGCTACCGGGATGTCAGTGGGGACCTTGTTTACGTTGTTTGTTTTGCCTTGTGTTTATATGGTTTTGGGGCATCGGGAGGGTTCGGGTTCGTAA
- a CDS encoding sensor histidine kinase has protein sequence MEFKQSLAQRIIIAFALMSALVAGAFAFGIVATVHLVEERLISSVLGGDLQRLLRMDSVSDWSHRPRPDQLFYFSGGRDEFEMPRDLRHLDPGFHEVFRDQLSYHAMVEVVDGRRYVLLQDQSDFEERERVLFAVVVVGFVLSLALATLLGWLLARRVMAPVIRLARQVRHRDQLLGLAPPLAPDYAADEVGQLAVAFDDTLGRLRDALTRERLFTSDVSHELRTPLMVLATSCELLIENPNLDTRSRSQVERIARATEEMRELVKTFLMLARAQRDEGAVASQATLREVADDLTGVWRDTIEQKGLALYYDGRVSASPVLYNATFLQSVMGNLLRNAAHYTDSGYIRLSLQSDGFSVEDSGVGIPEEQREAMFRPFVRGDERRGEGLGLGLSLVQRICDDQGWQVTLTTTLPHGCRFQVSLTRGRGAFLEGESGSTLSETD, from the coding sequence ATGGAGTTTAAGCAAAGCCTTGCCCAGCGCATCATCATCGCCTTCGCATTGATGAGCGCACTGGTGGCTGGGGCCTTCGCCTTCGGCATTGTCGCTACCGTGCACCTGGTCGAGGAGCGGCTGATTTCCTCGGTGCTTGGCGGCGACTTGCAGCGCCTGCTGCGCATGGACAGCGTCAGCGACTGGAGCCACCGTCCGCGCCCCGACCAATTGTTCTACTTCAGTGGCGGGCGCGACGAGTTCGAGATGCCGCGCGATCTGCGTCACCTGGACCCGGGCTTTCACGAAGTGTTCCGCGACCAGCTGTCGTATCACGCCATGGTCGAGGTGGTCGACGGGCGCCGCTACGTGCTGCTGCAGGACCAAAGCGATTTCGAGGAGCGCGAGCGGGTGCTGTTCGCCGTGGTGGTGGTGGGCTTCGTGCTCAGCCTGGCATTGGCGACGCTGCTTGGCTGGTTGCTGGCACGGCGGGTGATGGCGCCGGTGATCCGCCTGGCCCGCCAGGTACGCCACCGCGACCAGTTGCTGGGCCTGGCGCCGCCGCTGGCACCGGACTACGCGGCGGACGAAGTGGGCCAGCTGGCAGTGGCTTTCGACGACACCCTGGGCCGCCTGCGCGATGCCCTGACCCGTGAGCGGCTGTTTACCAGCGACGTCAGCCACGAGTTGCGTACGCCCTTGATGGTGCTGGCCACCTCCTGCGAGCTGTTGATCGAGAACCCCAACCTCGACACCCGCTCGCGCAGCCAGGTGGAGCGCATCGCCCGGGCCACCGAAGAGATGCGCGAGCTGGTCAAGACCTTCCTGATGCTGGCGCGCGCCCAGCGCGACGAGGGGGCGGTGGCTTCCCAGGCGACCCTGCGCGAGGTAGCCGATGACCTCACCGGCGTTTGGCGCGACACCATTGAGCAGAAGGGCCTGGCGCTGTACTACGACGGCCGCGTCAGTGCCAGCCCGGTGCTGTACAACGCCACCTTCCTGCAATCGGTGATGGGCAACCTGCTGCGCAACGCCGCCCACTACACCGACAGCGGCTATATCCGCCTGAGCCTGCAAAGCGACGGTTTCAGCGTCGAGGACAGTGGTGTGGGCATTCCCGAGGAGCAGCGCGAGGCGATGTTCCGGCCCTTCGTGCGTGGCGATGAGCGCCGTGGCGAAGGCTTGGGGCTGGGCTTGTCGCTGGTGCAGCGGATCTGCGATGACCAGGGCTGGCAGGTCACCCTGACCACCACCTTGCCCCATGGTTGCCGTTTCCAGGTCAGCCTGACGCGAGGTCGCGGGGCGTTTCTGGAGGGGGAAAGCGGCAGTACGTTGTCGGAAACGGATTAA